The following is a genomic window from Thalassophryne amazonica chromosome 14, fThaAma1.1, whole genome shotgun sequence.
tactgccaaattctctgaaacaactttggagacggcttatggtagagaaatgaacattcaatacacgagcaacagctctggttgacattcctgctgtcagcatgccaactgcacgctccctcaaatcttgcgacatctgtggcattgtgctgtgtgataaaactgcacctttcagagtggccttttattgtgggcagtctaaggcacacctgtgcactaatcatggtgtctaatcagcatcttggtatggcacacctgtgaggtgggatggattatctcagcaaaggagaagtgctcactatcacagatttagactggtttgtgaacaatatttgagagaaatggtgatattgtgtatgtggaaaaagttttagatctttgagttcatctcatacaaaatgggaggcaaaaccaaaagtgcgcgtttatatttttgttgagtgtaagtactAGCACACTACATCAGAAATAAGGCTTACATGGCAAAACAAAGTACTGATTTTTGGGGAGTTAGACCCACTAACAGCACACCTGTTCAAAATTAAAATGCAGGTCTGTCCTTGGTAAGGCAGCACTGAAATGTATTTGACAATGGATTTGCATAATAAATAGATGCGCACATACAACCTACACAGCAGttttccacacacatgcacataacaGAATGCATGTCAACCACAGGTACCACAAAATGTAACAAAGAAGAAAACAGCTGACTGAACCAATAAAACGGAACAGCACTTTGACTAGAAAATAAGGTTGTGTCCACCACAATAATTTTTTTCAAAGCATTAAAGTAAACATTTACCAAGTCGATCTGTGTGCTGTAGCATGAAGGCGGGGTGGTGATAGTGAGAACCAGactgcatctcactttcaaatgtgaGTGTGATTCAGACATGTTTGAATAAGatataatttaaaatatacattaaatggggcttCAAttgtaaatttaaatggccacaaaatctatagtccagatcagatctggatcaaactttgtcagtcgataaaggatacaatcctacataacactctaggAATATGAAAAGAATTACTATCTTTTTCGACAGTTATAAatctttgaaaatttgttcaatcttaagtatagtgggatttttcctgactttgaccttgaaaattgaataatTTCTgaatatcaggatatgaatcctcctgtaaaaacattcataatgatttatgaaaaattgtgggttacaggctgttcacaaccaGATAAACAAACAGGGGCCAAAACATAATGTCAagcccaactttgttggcagaggtaattactGTAGAGACTGAGTGATCCAAAGGGAAACGTCTTCAAGGTCATAATTACTTAAGAAAATATACTCTAAACAAAGTGACATTCCAGCGACAAAACTGAAAAAACTAATCCAGCTGAGAATATGATCCTAAAACTAACAGCAGGTCTGTAAGTAATTAGACAGTGACACTTTTGTAGTTGTGCCTCCATAAACCACCACACTGGAGCTGAAATAAAGAGTAGAGATGCATTTGTAATGCAGAGTTTTAGTTTAAGGGGTTTAACAAGAAGATCACGTGAACAAtatactggctgtaaaagtgacggTATGTATTAAAAACAAtcatttgtccaattacttcttAACTCTGAAATTTGAGCTATTGTATATCCAAATGGTTAAGTCCTCAGCGGTTTACATATTTTTGCTGAACCCACAGAACTAAAGTCAACAAACACATCTTAACTGTTTGACAGCAAAATGCCAAAAACAGTCTCCCTGTCCACATACTTACGGACCCGACTGTATCTGATCTAAGGCACAACCAAAGTTTGTAGCACCGCTGAGGTGAAATGCAGAAAAGGGGACAGTGTGTTCTTAACAGTTCTGGGAGGTCATTCTGCTTGCTCAGTTTCAGCAGTGATAGGAAAGAAGGCTGGTGGACACACTTTGTTCCTTTGTAtcaaccacatcacgctgctttgATAAGTCATTCTTGTTTTGATGCAACAGCTCATGAAACACTAAATCTAACATTACTCTGGAGTTTGCTGAGAGAATCAGTGATGGAGGGTTGGAGTccacagaaaagaaaagaatgGTGCATCTGTTGAATCGTTACTAAAAATCCAGCTGATGTCAACAGGCAGAGCACTTGTGCTGGTCAGTCACTTTCACTGCCTGATTCACTCAGCTGGAGGTCATTCTCTGAAACACAAATCAGTCACTTTTAGCACAATCTAGTCCACAAACACAGTTCCCAAATATGTTAATATGTTATCAAAGACCATGTTAATTTTATTATTTACTATGTTAATTTATTTACTATGGGGAGAAGTTTTACAGGTACATTATTAACGATAATATGcgcatgtcgtggacatgaatgagtgatactcgcagcatctcaccatgtcatttagatccttcagactattttgagtaaatgcttcaggggagcattggcatggctaaaatcttttagaccccccccccccgcctttttaagcatttttctttatttgcctctcacatgcctggaaaagctcctcaccatctaaccatgtcctttaggtccttcagacttttttcagtaaaatagttcttgggagcatgagtatGACTAAAACCTTTACACCCCCTagacccccccacctttttaagcattttccttattttgcctttcatcttctggaggggctctgccccccatactctccacctttttaagcatttttcttttttgcttttcagctgaccccccccccaattacagccctcttagccccctgccactttaagcatttttttttaatgtagatgtaaattaatattcaaagttttcagcaagttgacagtaggtctgtacaatatggccaaattattgaatCAGTATTCTCATATaaactgtcatgtaaatgtcacttatatacatgctgtccattttcttgagccgcttaggtgggtaaggAGAATTCCCATGGAatgaaaaagcttttcaacctaccatccctggttctcaagaccaggcacctaagtggctctctttttttttttttttttaaagatatttcggtgtaccttagtaaacactagtagagttccaccttagatttggaatgtataacagaagatataccttactgaattttcatatcaatatgataaacgatatgactacgatttgacacaaagtgcagcaacagtgaaaattaaacattcttaaacaaaacagtaatcatgtcacactcattttgcactcatcataagcttaggatactgtgccctccaaaagtatgggAACACTTggatttgttcatgccattttatcttcctcaaactcaaactgaaagcaaatctctaaaacttgataaaacctgtaaataataatcagttttattgccagttttcttcagacaagtcaggggatggaaacatgaaaatttccaagtcactgaatgtcttggattttatttatatcaattatgaagaaatacaaaagtttatttcaccaaaacatcaaatctaggctttcatctcaaatgtactttctgtcaaattgtagctgaactttcaggtcttctttttatgaaaatcctcctctacaccacttcatcaggaacctggattttatatttttaattaatttatatcaagttgtagagatttgctttcagttgagttaaggaagataattttagaaaaaaaatgcatttgaaatggaataaacaaattaaaatgtgtgaaataccaagtgttccaatacgttgtgagggcaactgagaaacagtgaggagcagcgtCTTACATCTCatctatagtgcagcagataagagaatatttagagtggaatcctgcaaatggtgatacaaacatcaaatctggcacaactaatccatagacatgaactcttttgaaaaaaactgattggccacttgaattttcaataggcagccaggtagaggtcaactggaaaaattacacaggggtcaaaattaaaatgctccaatcatatagaaaactacaccacattatttgcctgatcataaagattccaaaaaaggtatagtttggacaatctgtgactgaatcttatggagttatgaggtaaacgcagcaagaatggtgacaaaggtcagttcagttgtacaggggtcaaaagttaaagttgctccattaattttgcctccagctgtatttgtcggaatttgatgcttgtatcaccatttcatagattgtttcagttatctgctgtactaataagccaacagagcatgaaccagctgttgtctgttagcttaaaacaTGTATATAAGGCAATCtggattaaagtagacctgcactgaaataaatgtggtcagatttcagaaagaaatagctgatatgtatttataagacccttgtgaatgcagtaaagtaaatctgtaagcccaaatttgtaattcagcggagaaatcttcgtttaaaatgacaaatttgcagctaaaatttagccctctgtgaaaagtttgtacagccgtatcatttatgacgtcagggacaagacgacgcgctcccgccttcagtccgatcccgcattgaagtTGATTttatgttagtaatgttacttatacacgtccagatttcaacatccaaaagtaagctgcaatgaatgtgagatacagatctgtgtgttcagatcagcaacgacatagaCAGCGGgcaccgttcttcctctcccgctctctgcctccgctgcgcttaagtctgcgggctcgttaacgagctcgttaaccgccgacgcgggtcactcacaccgcccgtgtctgctttgcacccgtgttgtgccagattcagcgcacaacaccggcatcatctctctgtctactgaatggcgcTGCAGCACACTTGAGTCCTGAGATTCCGCTcattgttttaatgcgaagcggccggtacacctgttgctgcaaggacagacttcttgcggcaaaatccacagcaccgcacgtctcggcaatcggagccccagagctccatggacgctgagagaggtttatatatttttaatgactgggattctttgcgggtctcgcctccatatcccgcgatggtactggaggtgaaagacagtagattttcattgcgacaccactcaaacgggcgtatggaaaaagtcccccaaaatcattttcaagcacaaataaaagaaatgtgtactcaccaaacgtgccgcaagacaatatgaagttttaaaaaagtagatccttccgtataagacaagaaaaaggtgcagatgcaaattgacgtaaatccacaaattacaactggcgcaatgcatgctgggaaagggtcttgtccgtgacgtctcggcagcgtccatgatgagagggacaatttgcggagggctaaatgttagctgtagatctgtcattttcaaatgaagatttctccattgaatgacagatctgggcttgcagatttactttactacattcagaaggatctcatgtgtaaatgtaagtcattttttgttcaaaaaacctgactgcattttttcaatgcaggtctcctttaaaagagaaatgctgcttttaacctggacctcatttctggcataaaatatggtaatttactcaccaatatgtttggtgtgattaaaagtccatagttcaaacgacgtgttcagttcaaatctgaagcaaacatttttcttcttcttctaaggtggattaaaactttttgtggtacacagcaccaactactggacaggaggaacctagcagtcaatgtgacccactaatttcaaaatgcaggtctttcaacctgACATGTGGTGACGTGAcacgtcaatcatctgtgtccaatcagatttcaggggtagtccagtgaaaccccagcctctgctctagctccacccatgccagagtGGTCAACATTTACATTTcaagtttcactgtgactgaaatttggcacttcctgtttgagtgtgagcttgccactgagttcctgagagattccatgggatctcgtctgtcaatccaggaagtgtttgacatttaacAGTTCCTGTTTACTGTGTAGTTGAAATATGGCactcctgtttaggacgccctgtaaccatgagtgagcttcgcgctgATGCGCGGCCGCTTCACTCATATTATATGCAACATTTTTAGTGACAATACGATGCTTGACAACATCACATATACAGTGTTTCTAAAGTCCCCTGACAAAGTCTGAGTGCATGTTTACCACATCAGTATTTAAATCTGTGTCTGTATCAAAAACATGAACACATGGGTAAGATTTATGAGTGCTGTCACCTTCTGCTGAGAGGAAACTAATCTGCAATGTTACATGTTATGAACTCATTTTCTTTCCTAAAAGATCCTGATGTGTATGAGCCAAACAGCGAATGAGCTCTGCTTTACGCTGACGTGATCGTGATTTAAACCAGACTCTTGACTGATTGTGTCCTCTTTCCATATGGTTTGATCCATACATGAAATATATCAATATAATGTGTTGCATTCACATTTAAAACACATGTTAAGGAAAAATCATGGTTGTAGAGAAAATCacgcaacaaatctgaagtttgtttTCCTAAAGAGAAACCCATCTGATCTCTTTACCATAAAGGATGTGGTGAAGTTGGTGGACAACAAAAACTGACTACAGGATgaacagatggatggacaaacaGAAAGCTACATAAAAGCCACAGCGGCAGGGACTGGAGCCAAAAATAGAGAAGCTACCTCAGAGACATATAGATGAGAGAGCAACTCACCGAGAACTCCGCCCCCCGTTTCATATGGGCCACTGTTGGTCTTGACTGGCACGCTTTGACTGGCCAGGGCCGAACTGGACGCTGAAACCCCCTCATCCTCTGAATCACTGCTGCTGGAGCTGTCCTCACTACTCGAGGATGAAGAGCTGCTGGATCCAGAGGAGCTGTCACTGCTGTTCATTTGGTCCATGACCTGTGCCTCGGCCATCAACTCTGCATACAGAAAGGAGACACAAAAGAAAGAGCAAAATAATCAGACTCATTCAAGGAGTGACATGCACAGTGCATAACATGAAAAGAAGAAATATCTCACATGATGGCAGGTGCTGTTAGCAGCTGTAGTCTGCAGACAGACACGTAAAAGCATCTCAGatgtacacagtaaattcaccagtgtaaaactaacactgccaATGTACATATGGTTCTACTCTGGCTAGagagggaccatatgttcactggcagtgttaatttagcactggtgattttactgtgtaccttctggcaatttgtagataaactttcaggtcttttgaagaaaatcctcctctacaccacttcattgtgaagctgtataactgcaaaatgcaaagtttgcactgtgcacagtttcttcaatcacagccacagaagcctataacttcttctgggttgtctgggtggctttcttcactcttctccttgcacagtcacttgcaaataaagtgcaagacatattcagtggcagctttaccatcagagaggctTTGGAAGTAAGCACACTAACTGGTTTCTCACCACACTGTCCAATACAGACAATAACGTTGTGAATAAATTTTAATTCCAGTTTGGAAATTTTGTCTAATTGACAAACTACTATATAAGGTTTAATAGCAGAAAAAACCCTCACATTGACATTATATTCTCCAAGGGTCTCATGTCCAAAacctgcatggatttcctactgaaacatggtatacaccaaaacccagaaactgccgTAAGCACAAAAACATTCAGAAGTATCAAAGTGTGCGCGGGCTTGCATCCACGCACGTTCCGTttctacatcccactgaacgtggaactgAGCGTggaacaaagaggttatatatgactacGAAAGTCCACACTCCCAATGCAACCTACGAAACGCAAACGTCCCtacatggacagcgacatgacacctctGAACTGAGCAAAATACGTATTAACgaagttcccagatgttaatgcattttcaatggagattcgcaatTGAACACGCTccgaaaaatgctcacaaaatgtgttaaaatgcttttctgacctggatatcgagccagtaaaattaattaacattaaattatgtcaagaaagtattaaacttactctgacacacacacacacacactctcaaatgttagtgttgaaagttacacggatctgatctCTTCCAGCTGCGACGAGCTGAGACGTCCTGCATCCACAAATTGCGGCtcgattattttaaggtgcaaatttttaaaaaatgttcgtcttgttgaacaattttaatcactaactagtattttaaatagaccacgtccaaatcaaatcaattcaattttatttatatagcgccaaatcaaagcaaacagttgcccaaggcgctttatattgaggcaaaagccatacaataattacagaaaaaccccaacggtcacacgaccccctatgagcaagcacttggtgacagtgggaaagaaaaaccctcttttaacaggaaggaacctccagcagaaccaggcccagggaggggcagtcctcagctgggactggttggggctgaggggagagaatcaggaaaaagacatgctgtggaagagagcagagatcaatcaccaatgattaaaagcaggggaaaatatcaactagacataagtgaagagttaatggtccgtgtccttggacgacacaggtacggcaggcaaCATACACccgtttatcaaccaaatgtcacggacgAAGTGACAAGAAtatccaaaaccacttacttatagaATGAAATATTGGGTTAGGGTTCTTCCTACATTTGTGgtattgccaacatgcgcagctttacGGCATAttgcacctgtttcttgatgagactaactGAGCGTCTATGAGCGCTGGTCAGTAAGCTCGcctgaattaaaatggcgaccacgcccccTTGCTGGGACACGGCTCAGTGCCAGTGTGGACTCTAGTTCTTATTAACCTCTTTGGCATGGAAGGAAACTCCTCCCTGGCAAagtcccatttaaatatgcaatttcttgTAAATgggccctttgagcagggattccccacgatgccacatcagacaacatgaacacagaaaagaaattatactgcaGATGACTGGAAAGTATGTGGAGACACACAGTGTTCATTTATTCAGTACGCTGTTCAACAGATttatcataaaactggaaatatgTTTGTGGGAGctccagcgtgtgtgtgtgtgtgtgtgtgtgtgtgaggccgacacACTGTGAGCTCAGAACAACGCACACACACTGATATTAAAAAGGTGAGGTGTACctccgctgacagtgtgacacTCACAACTTACACACGTGcttactgacaaatactgaacacaggaaggctGTTTAGAAGCTCAGCAgctctcaccatcaagcaaaaacagtaataattaaaaaaaacacatttgaatatgcacatgcccaaatgtgcccacgctGGTTTACGTTTGGATCAATTACacaaatacactatttacacagcaagcagccaGTCATCGTGCACTGTGCAAGCCACCAGCCAGATGCGCATTTGCAAGGCATTttgagattaatcaatacaaatctttatctagatacaaatgtgcgcGATGTGAATGTATCGACTCATTCAGTGGGCATTGATTCAATTGACGGCTGAAATCGTGATGCACCGCTCGCTGCCTGGTTGCATCAATGGgcagaagccagaaagcacatttctactacAACAAACGTGCAGATCCGCGAGAACAACAGAAAGCAGTCGGaagacaggggaggtgatggtctactggtttaaggtgttggacttgagtccagaagatcatgggttcaaatccccgcttgactggaaaatcactaagggcccttgggcaaggcctttaatcccctactgctcccgctgtgtagtgagcgccttggcagcaccctgacatcgaggtgaatgtgaggcataattgtaaagcactttgagcgtctgatgcatatggaaaagcgctatataaatgcagtccatttaccatttaagacatttttttgacgcacctaaaacatttaaatcaggcattTGGATATACTTTGgcattttttaaaaagatgggaaacttgacaagacgcaGATCTTTTGTAAAGAATGGCGTGCTGCTAACCGGTGTCGACACGACCGCAGATTAGAAACCGAACTCCAGCAAAACTAGTAAGAAATTTATctgaaattacttttgccaaggcagtACTCTGTCACTGAGTGACTCACTTAAAGTCACTCATTGAGTGAGATGTTGTTTTACTGTTTACTTTAAGTTCTGACAGGTGACGAAAagggttccaaatatgagggaaccgattcctgttccttaatgttgcatCTGGTATATTTCCTGCTTTCAGGAGTAAAactaatcctctgcctctagtagaatcagaagaagaagaagaagaatgccatagtaccatactgaattgcagcttcttactttctatttaaatttttggtataatttctttgcatcatgttaaatcgcatcatatcgcaccaaatcgcattgtgaggaattcaatcgccatcaaatacatatcaaatcgaattgggaacaggggtgaattgtaTCGTATTGCATCGTCAAAAAGTGTCTATGTGTCAtttcgctggtagtgtatcgaggtgcgtatcgaatAGTTGtcggtgatgagattcacatgactagcatttgcgcatcacatatgatgtgaacatGTGTGCAGCCATTAGCTCCGATCacattagggaaaccggctctcacaGAAAACtgcactgtaatgttggaatgtgatgcatctggatgacattcggatgattgggttccacacagctggcatggctcggctcaaggtggACTGACACACTCCTGCCAGCCACAtcggccagctcacgctggaatgcccgtttccaggaagcccagcgtggtcagcacctgtgtgggcacagacaacctccTGGCGCCTCGCTGTATTGCACTCCGGGATGGCCACATTTCTGTGCGCAATTCCATTATCACTGGCCTTGGTAATCTGAATCGGTTtttgagccaattattgtcatttgtaagacaatccttgggttccctgaatacacgctcacatcaGATTACACCATTTGCAAGGCCCCTCTGACgttaacacagccattgttagtgccattttacgcatcactttgcacagGGTTGTATATCCACCAATATAATTGCAAAGACGTGGGTGTCttaattgctcatcagtgtgtctctgatgtgcacatcactctgatgacttcttgttatcacactattaacagctccccgcatcacctttacatgttcacagtggaacaatagctgtagaaatgtgcacaTGCCAGCCAGGATATTTGCGTGATCccccgcacatttccacggtcatgtCACTTTCGATACACCTGAACGATGGTGTGGAGATGAACATACGACACATTTTTGTGCgtatgcagcctttgtacatgaggcccctgctcTCGTAACATCAGCACTGCCCACTGAAAACCCTGTTCTGGTTGACCACTAACATTACCTTTCTCAATGTCATCCATCGGTGCGGGTGATATCTTCTCTTTGGAAGTAGCAGCTTTACAGGTGCTGGAAGTCTGATTGTTGGTATTTTTCTTCCTTTGCTGGCTCAAGCAACTGGTCTGTTGTTTCAGGCAGGAATGGACCTTACTGCTGCCTTCAACCCTAAATATCACACATGTTACAAATGACAAAAGATGTAGGCATACTGTAGTCAAACTTATTCACTGCCCTGTTATAAACTAAATCATTTTTACTTTGTCAATTCTTACAACACATCCCCTTTGGCATTTGATATGTAATTACTCAATGGACAGTAGTTCTGCAGGAGTACTCTTCTGTGTACTATCAATCGGGTGGAGGATGCACTGATCATGTTTGAAACAGCAATGCCTTTCTTGTGGCATTGTACTCCACAGGAGACTGTTTGCACGGACACGCTCAACTCCCAGTGAAAAGTGAGGCAGACAAAAAGCAGACGGATGAGATGCAAGCTTCAAGTGAGACAATGTGTTACTGAAACAACAGTTGCTAAACAATATTGCT
Proteins encoded in this region:
- the LOC117525255 gene encoding ELL-associated factor 2-like isoform X1 yields the protein MSYSITQEHVLKLGETFAKHPKSAFHTVRYDFKPASINTRCEGELEVGKGEEVTITLPNIEGSSTPATVFRGSKRPYMRECILIINHDTGEYRLEKLDSNIAVKKIRVEGSSKVHSCLKQQTSCLSQQRKKNTNNQTSSTCKAATSKEKISPAPMDDIEKELMAEAQVMDQMNSSDSSSGSSSSSSSSSEDSSSSSDSEDEGVSASSSALASQSVPVKTNSGPYETGGGVLENDLQLSESGSESD